A single Gasterosteus aculeatus chromosome 2, fGasAcu3.hap1.1, whole genome shotgun sequence DNA region contains:
- the chl1a gene encoding cell adhesion molecule L1-like a isoform X8, with the protein MGLVGSLQLVLLLASTSTAAGLNIPLEVEQPPTIITHTSGPIVALPFDNTITIRCEARGNPPPEYRWTKDGEDFVPPYVTTDHPGGTFELHNKGLQAFQGKYRCYASNELGTAMTEEIELRVPSMPKFPKEFNFPVVVKEGEPIVLECNPPEGMAPRQIYWMSSDLKHIEQDERVSMGIDGNLYFSNALQNDSRADYCCFAHFSKIRTIVQKTQMAVVVKSLKPGNESTDAADNATQARPARRPSLLLPSGVQTEKVLLKGENLQLECIPQGYPTPTVKWMKMGDKLPLRTQLNNFGKLLFISSVDESDGGKYMCKGQNPAGEVVHYFDVIVEDPPKWETEPPQSQLTVIGTDVHIKCSVSGKPPPDITWRRNGDLFRDDLGSNNKQVFDDTLVFLNAGAQDSAVYQCEASNTHGSILANVNVMVMNMAPRILTRDFQEYAVVRGKDVVMNCSVFSSPPPNISWVKDETLEIVKGERFSDFGGSLKIFSAEKSDSGKYFCVASNTEGNSSVAAILDVKDSTKIVHPPQDMRIISGTTAQLTCQAEVDKSLRDAFEVVWRKDGEEIPLSSEENPRFFHVSDGMLQIMSVNLDDQGSYMCIARTILDEDNATALLTVLDVPDAPKNLEILELKSQRNVCLSWVPGSDHNSSVTEFIVEYEESQWEPGRWKELKKVAGNQATAEVALQGDLNYQFRVYAVNVVGPGPPSEPTERYKTPPAAPEKNPENIKIQGPLPHQLDISWEPLLPMEHNGPGLEYKVSYRKLGVEDVWKEHLVKRHSFVVRNTSTFIPFEIKIQSRNSHGWGPDPKVVTGYSGEDVPTAAPRDVAVEVINTTVLRVSWTPAPPATVRGHLGGYDVHWLRKRSWLEPNKILDDRKTLSFPGKRTLAIVPGLEPFSEYMLTVNVFNKKGNGPNSDPVTFNTPEGAPEQVPILTASNAQKDSVLLVWAPPRETNGILTGYLLQHHLVNETTLEVVVSQETNITGADTTQWQLWGLEEGSLYRFHLQACTRAGCGPPLAQESRTPPTAASTGAQRSNFLTHGWFIGTMCAVALLTLVALMACFVRRNQGGKYAVKEREDRHCDVESQGMNDDTFCEYSDGEEKPLKGGSLLSLTGDEALGDSVSRDSMADYGNVGREFNEDGSFIGEYSGFTHRGSVSEPSGPQPVTA; encoded by the exons ATGGGGTTGGTGGGGAGCCTGCAGCTTGTTCTGCTTTTGGCCTCGACCTCCACGGCCGCAGGCCTCAACATCCCCCTAGAAG TGGAGCAGCCTCCAACCATAATAACTCACACATCTGGCCCCATTGTGGCCCTTCCCTTTGACAACACAATTACTATCAGGTGTGAGGCCAGGGGCAACCCGCCACCGGA ATACAGATGGACGAAAGACGGTGAAGACTTTGTCCCCCCCTACGTGACGACGGACCACCCAGGTGGCACCTTCGAGCTCCACAACAAGGGTCTGCAAGCGTTTCAGGGAAAGTACCGATGCTACGCTTCCAACGAGCTGGGAACTGCCATGACGGAGGAGATTGAACTTCGAGTTCCCA GTATGCCGAAGTTTCCTAAGGAGTTCAATTTCCCCGTTGTTGTTAAAGAGGGAGAGCCAATTGTCCTCGAGTGCAACCCTCCAGAAGGCATGGCCCCACGGCAGATTTACTGGATGTCGTCCG ATCTCAAGCACATTGAGCAGGATGAGAGGGTTTCCATGGGCATCGATGGCAACCTGTACTTCTCCAATGCCTTACAGAACGACAGTCGTGCGGACTACTGCTGCTTCGCGCACTTCTCCAAAATACGCACCATCGTCCAGAAAACCCAAATGGCCGTCGTGGTGAAGAGCT TGAAACCTGGCAACGAGTCCACTGACGCCGCCGACAATGCCA CTCAAGCCCGCCCAGCGCGAAGACCCAGCCTGTTGCTGCCCTCTGGTGTTCAGACGGAGAAGGTGCTGTTGAAGGGGGAGAACCTGCAGCTTGAGTGCATTCCTCAGGGATA TCCCACTCCAACAGTAAAATGGATGAAAATGGGAGACAAGCTGCCTCTTCGGACACAATTGAACAACTTTGGAAAGCTGTTGTTCATATCTTCTGTAGATGAGTCGGATGGCGGGAAATACATGTGTAAAGGCCAAAACCCGGCTGGAGAGGTTGTCCACTACTTTGATGTAATAGTGGAAG ATCCGCCAAAGTGGGAGACGGAGCCTCCTCAAAGCCAGCTGACTGTGATTGGGACTGATGTTCACATCAAGTGCTCGGTCAGCGGAAAACCACCGCCGGACATAACGTGGAGGAGGAACGGGGATTTATTCAGAG atGACCTTGGGAGCAACAACAAGCAAGTATTTGATGACACTTTGGTGTTCCTTAACGCCGGAGCACAGGACAGTGCTGTCTACCAGTGTGAAGCCTCCAACACTCACGGCAGTATCCTGGCCAACGTTAACGTCATGGTCATGA ACATGGCTCCGCGAATACTGACAAGGGACTTTCAAGAGTATGCTGTGGTACGAGGAAAGGACGTAGTCATGAACTGCAGTGTTTTCAGCTCTCCACCACCCAACATCTCCTG GGTCAAAGATGAGACTCTAGAGATCGTCAAGGGGGAACGATTCTCGGATTTCGGCGGATCTTTAAAAATCTTCAGTGCCGAAAAAAGCGACAGCGggaaatatttttgtgttgcCTCTAACACGGAGGGAAATTCATCCGTCGCCGCTATCCTGGATGTGAAAG acTCCACAAAAATAGTCCACCCGCCTCAGGATATGCGGATCATTAGTGGGACCACAGCCCAGTTGACGTGCCAGGCAGAGGTTGATAAAAGCCTCCGTGATGCCTTTGAAGTGGTTTGGAGGAAGGATGGTGAGGAGATCCCACTTTCCTCTGAGGAAAATCCCAG ATTCTTTCATGTAAGCGATGGCATGCTACAGATCATGAGTGTGAACCTGGACGATCAGGGAAGCTACATGTGCATTGCCAGGACCATCCTAGACGAGGACAATGCCACTGCACTACTCACTGTACTGG ACGTTCCTGATGCTCCAAAAAACTTAGAGATTTTGGAACTAAAGAGTCAGAGAAATGTTTGCCTGTCTTGGGTACCTGGAAGTGACCACAACAGCTCTGTAACAG AATTCATAGTAGAGTATGAGGAAAGCCAATGGGAGCCCGGCAGGTGGAAGGAGCTAAAGAAAGTTGCCGGTAACCAGGCAACAGCCGAGGTTGCCCTGCAAGGAGACCTTAACTACCAGTTCAGAGTGTATGCTGTTAACGTTGTTGGACCCGGACCCCCCAGTGAGCCCACTGAAAGATACAAAACACCTCCTGCTG CTCCTGAAAAAaatcctgaaaacatcaaaattcAAGGCCCTCTCCCTCACCAATTGGACATTAGCTGGGAG CCGCTGTTGCCTATGGAGCATAATGGCCCAGGCCTTGAGTACAAGGTGAGCTACAGGAAGCTGGGCGTGGAAGATGTCTGGAAGGAGCATCTGGTCAAAAGGCACTCCTTTGTCGTGAGGAACACGTCCACCTTTATCCCCTTCGAGATCAAAATTCAGAGCAGGAACAGCCACGGCTGGGGACCGGATCCTAAAGTCGTTACCGGTTACTCTGGAGAGGACG TCCCGACTGCAGCACCACGGGACGTAGCAGTGGAGGTGATCAACACCACCGTCCTCAGAGTTAGCTGGACCCCGGCTCCACCTGCCACAGTGAGAGGTCATCTAGGAGGATACGAT GTTCACTGGTTGAGGAAACGAAGTTGGTTGGAGCCCAACAAGATTTTGGATGACCGCAAAACACTTTCTTTCCCTGGGAAGAGGACTCTTGCCATCGTGCCGGGCCTTGAACCGTTCTCAGAGTACATGCTCACTGTCAATGTTTTCAACAAGAAGGGCAATGGGCCCAACAGTGATCCTGTCACCTTCAACACTCCAGAGGGAG CTCCAGAGCAGGTGCCCATTCTGACTGCCTCCAACGCGCAGAAGGACTCCGTTTTGCTGGTGTGGGCCCCACCGCGGGAGACGAACGGCATCCTCACTGGTTAtctcctgcagcaccacctcg TTAATGAGACCACACTGGAGGTGGTTGTCTCCCAGGAGACAAACATCACTGGGGCTGACACCACCCAGTGGCAGCTCTGGGGTCTCGAGGAGGGAAGCCTCTACCGCTTCCATCTCCAAGCCTGCACCCGAGCCGGCTGTGGGCCTCCACTGGCGCAGGAGAGCAGAACTCCACctactgcagcat CCACAGGAGCTCAACGGAGCAACTTTTTGACCCATGGCTGGTTCATTGGGACCATGTGTGCCGTGGCGCTCCTCACCCTCGTCGCACTCATGGCCTGCTTTGTGCGGCGAAACCAAGGTGGCAAGTATGCAG tgaaagagagggaggaccgACACTGTGATGTGGAGTCACAA
- the chl1a gene encoding cell adhesion molecule L1-like a isoform X1: MGLVGSLQLVLLLASTSTAAGLNIPLEVEQPPTIITHTSGPIVALPFDNTITIRCEARGNPPPEYRWTKDGEDFVPPYVTTDHPGGTFELHNKGLQAFQGKYRCYASNELGTAMTEEIELRVPSMPKFPKEFNFPVVVKEGEPIVLECNPPEGMAPRQIYWMSSDLKHIEQDERVSMGIDGNLYFSNALQNDSRADYCCFAHFSKIRTIVQKTQMAVVVKSLKPGNESTDAADNATQARPARRPSLLLPSGVQTEKVLLKGENLQLECIPQGYPTPTVKWMKMGDKLPLRTQLNNFGKLLFISSVDESDGGKYMCKGQNPAGEVVHYFDVIVEDPPKWETEPPQSQLTVIGTDVHIKCSVSGKPPPDITWRRNGDLFRDDLGSNNKQVFDDTLVFLNAGAQDSAVYQCEASNTHGSILANVNVMVMNMAPRILTRDFQEYAVVRGKDVVMNCSVFSSPPPNISWVKDETLEIVKGERFSDFGGSLKIFSAEKSDSGKYFCVASNTEGNSSVAAILDVKDSTKIVHPPQDMRIISGTTAQLTCQAEVDKSLRDAFEVVWRKDGEEIPLSSEENPRFFHVSDGMLQIMSVNLDDQGSYMCIARTILDEDNATALLTVLDVPDAPKNLEILELKSQRNVCLSWVPGSDHNSSVTEFIVEYEESQWEPGRWKELKKVAGNQATAEVALQGDLNYQFRVYAVNVVGPGPPSEPTERYKTPPAAPEKNPENIKIQGPLPHQLDISWEPLLPMEHNGPGLEYKVSYRKLGVEDVWKEHLVKRHSFVVRNTSTFIPFEIKIQSRNSHGWGPDPKVVTGYSGEDVPTAAPRDVAVEVINTTVLRVSWTPAPPATVRGHLGGYDVHWLRKRSWLEPNKILDDRKTLSFPGKRTLAIVPGLEPFSEYMLTVNVFNKKGNGPNSDPVTFNTPEGAPEQVPILTASNAQKDSVLLVWAPPRETNGILTGYLLQHHLVNETTLEVVVSQETNITGADTTQWQLWGLEEGSLYRFHLQACTRAGCGPPLAQESRTPPTAAYLSPTPAVAPVQSSYNCSLSIPISIPDNSTHPSLVPALLNISSYVSDTFAKISWIAETEQQDSELYVAYMNNREGNWLVSEAVNASRRFHVIDGLKPGTVYTVRLMAKRLVDNASIFEDVIQTRVKATGAQRSNFLTHGWFIGTMCAVALLTLVALMACFVRRNQGGKYAGTPPPSSTQRQDMFSMEKVKEREDRHCDVESQGMNDDTFCEYSDGEEKPLKGGSLLSLTGDEALGDSVSRDSMADYGNVGREFNEDGSFIGEYSGFTHRGSVSEPSGPQPVTA; the protein is encoded by the exons ATGGGGTTGGTGGGGAGCCTGCAGCTTGTTCTGCTTTTGGCCTCGACCTCCACGGCCGCAGGCCTCAACATCCCCCTAGAAG TGGAGCAGCCTCCAACCATAATAACTCACACATCTGGCCCCATTGTGGCCCTTCCCTTTGACAACACAATTACTATCAGGTGTGAGGCCAGGGGCAACCCGCCACCGGA ATACAGATGGACGAAAGACGGTGAAGACTTTGTCCCCCCCTACGTGACGACGGACCACCCAGGTGGCACCTTCGAGCTCCACAACAAGGGTCTGCAAGCGTTTCAGGGAAAGTACCGATGCTACGCTTCCAACGAGCTGGGAACTGCCATGACGGAGGAGATTGAACTTCGAGTTCCCA GTATGCCGAAGTTTCCTAAGGAGTTCAATTTCCCCGTTGTTGTTAAAGAGGGAGAGCCAATTGTCCTCGAGTGCAACCCTCCAGAAGGCATGGCCCCACGGCAGATTTACTGGATGTCGTCCG ATCTCAAGCACATTGAGCAGGATGAGAGGGTTTCCATGGGCATCGATGGCAACCTGTACTTCTCCAATGCCTTACAGAACGACAGTCGTGCGGACTACTGCTGCTTCGCGCACTTCTCCAAAATACGCACCATCGTCCAGAAAACCCAAATGGCCGTCGTGGTGAAGAGCT TGAAACCTGGCAACGAGTCCACTGACGCCGCCGACAATGCCA CTCAAGCCCGCCCAGCGCGAAGACCCAGCCTGTTGCTGCCCTCTGGTGTTCAGACGGAGAAGGTGCTGTTGAAGGGGGAGAACCTGCAGCTTGAGTGCATTCCTCAGGGATA TCCCACTCCAACAGTAAAATGGATGAAAATGGGAGACAAGCTGCCTCTTCGGACACAATTGAACAACTTTGGAAAGCTGTTGTTCATATCTTCTGTAGATGAGTCGGATGGCGGGAAATACATGTGTAAAGGCCAAAACCCGGCTGGAGAGGTTGTCCACTACTTTGATGTAATAGTGGAAG ATCCGCCAAAGTGGGAGACGGAGCCTCCTCAAAGCCAGCTGACTGTGATTGGGACTGATGTTCACATCAAGTGCTCGGTCAGCGGAAAACCACCGCCGGACATAACGTGGAGGAGGAACGGGGATTTATTCAGAG atGACCTTGGGAGCAACAACAAGCAAGTATTTGATGACACTTTGGTGTTCCTTAACGCCGGAGCACAGGACAGTGCTGTCTACCAGTGTGAAGCCTCCAACACTCACGGCAGTATCCTGGCCAACGTTAACGTCATGGTCATGA ACATGGCTCCGCGAATACTGACAAGGGACTTTCAAGAGTATGCTGTGGTACGAGGAAAGGACGTAGTCATGAACTGCAGTGTTTTCAGCTCTCCACCACCCAACATCTCCTG GGTCAAAGATGAGACTCTAGAGATCGTCAAGGGGGAACGATTCTCGGATTTCGGCGGATCTTTAAAAATCTTCAGTGCCGAAAAAAGCGACAGCGggaaatatttttgtgttgcCTCTAACACGGAGGGAAATTCATCCGTCGCCGCTATCCTGGATGTGAAAG acTCCACAAAAATAGTCCACCCGCCTCAGGATATGCGGATCATTAGTGGGACCACAGCCCAGTTGACGTGCCAGGCAGAGGTTGATAAAAGCCTCCGTGATGCCTTTGAAGTGGTTTGGAGGAAGGATGGTGAGGAGATCCCACTTTCCTCTGAGGAAAATCCCAG ATTCTTTCATGTAAGCGATGGCATGCTACAGATCATGAGTGTGAACCTGGACGATCAGGGAAGCTACATGTGCATTGCCAGGACCATCCTAGACGAGGACAATGCCACTGCACTACTCACTGTACTGG ACGTTCCTGATGCTCCAAAAAACTTAGAGATTTTGGAACTAAAGAGTCAGAGAAATGTTTGCCTGTCTTGGGTACCTGGAAGTGACCACAACAGCTCTGTAACAG AATTCATAGTAGAGTATGAGGAAAGCCAATGGGAGCCCGGCAGGTGGAAGGAGCTAAAGAAAGTTGCCGGTAACCAGGCAACAGCCGAGGTTGCCCTGCAAGGAGACCTTAACTACCAGTTCAGAGTGTATGCTGTTAACGTTGTTGGACCCGGACCCCCCAGTGAGCCCACTGAAAGATACAAAACACCTCCTGCTG CTCCTGAAAAAaatcctgaaaacatcaaaattcAAGGCCCTCTCCCTCACCAATTGGACATTAGCTGGGAG CCGCTGTTGCCTATGGAGCATAATGGCCCAGGCCTTGAGTACAAGGTGAGCTACAGGAAGCTGGGCGTGGAAGATGTCTGGAAGGAGCATCTGGTCAAAAGGCACTCCTTTGTCGTGAGGAACACGTCCACCTTTATCCCCTTCGAGATCAAAATTCAGAGCAGGAACAGCCACGGCTGGGGACCGGATCCTAAAGTCGTTACCGGTTACTCTGGAGAGGACG TCCCGACTGCAGCACCACGGGACGTAGCAGTGGAGGTGATCAACACCACCGTCCTCAGAGTTAGCTGGACCCCGGCTCCACCTGCCACAGTGAGAGGTCATCTAGGAGGATACGAT GTTCACTGGTTGAGGAAACGAAGTTGGTTGGAGCCCAACAAGATTTTGGATGACCGCAAAACACTTTCTTTCCCTGGGAAGAGGACTCTTGCCATCGTGCCGGGCCTTGAACCGTTCTCAGAGTACATGCTCACTGTCAATGTTTTCAACAAGAAGGGCAATGGGCCCAACAGTGATCCTGTCACCTTCAACACTCCAGAGGGAG CTCCAGAGCAGGTGCCCATTCTGACTGCCTCCAACGCGCAGAAGGACTCCGTTTTGCTGGTGTGGGCCCCACCGCGGGAGACGAACGGCATCCTCACTGGTTAtctcctgcagcaccacctcg TTAATGAGACCACACTGGAGGTGGTTGTCTCCCAGGAGACAAACATCACTGGGGCTGACACCACCCAGTGGCAGCTCTGGGGTCTCGAGGAGGGAAGCCTCTACCGCTTCCATCTCCAAGCCTGCACCCGAGCCGGCTGTGGGCCTCCACTGGCGCAGGAGAGCAGAACTCCACctactgcagcat ATTTGTCACCGACTCCAGCTGTGGCCCCTGTTCAGAGCA gCTACAATTGCTCTCTCTCCATTCCCATCTCTATCCCAGACAATTCCACTCATCCTTCTTTAG TGCCGGCGCTGTTGAACATAAGCTCGTATGTGAGTGACACCTTTGCCAAAATCAGCTGGATTGCCGAGACAGAGCAGCAGGACTCTGAGCTTTATGTGGCTTATATGAATAACC GTGAAGGTAACTGGCTGGTATCGGAGGCTGTAAATGCTTCTCGAAGGTTCCACGTTATTGACGGGCTCAAACCTGGGACGGTGTACACCGTGCGCCTCATGGCCAAGCGGCTGGTCGATAACGCTAGCATTTTTGAAGATGTTATCCAGACCCGAGTCAAAG CCACAGGAGCTCAACGGAGCAACTTTTTGACCCATGGCTGGTTCATTGGGACCATGTGTGCCGTGGCGCTCCTCACCCTCGTCGCACTCATGGCCTGCTTTGTGCGGCGAAACCAAGGTGGCAAGTATGCAGGTACGCCGCCGCCTTCGTCGACCCAGAGACAAGACATGTTCTCCATGGAAAAAG tgaaagagagggaggaccgACACTGTGATGTGGAGTCACAA
- the chl1a gene encoding cell adhesion molecule L1-like a isoform X7, with the protein MGLVGSLQLVLLLASTSTAAGLNIPLEVEQPPTIITHTSGPIVALPFDNTITIRCEARGNPPPEYRWTKDGEDFVPPYVTTDHPGGTFELHNKGLQAFQGKYRCYASNELGTAMTEEIELRVPSMPKFPKEFNFPVVVKEGEPIVLECNPPEGMAPRQIYWMSSDLKHIEQDERVSMGIDGNLYFSNALQNDSRADYCCFAHFSKIRTIVQKTQMAVVVKSLKPGNESTDAADNATQARPARRPSLLLPSGVQTEKVLLKGENLQLECIPQGYPTPTVKWMKMGDKLPLRTQLNNFGKLLFISSVDESDGGKYMCKGQNPAGEVVHYFDVIVEDPPKWETEPPQSQLTVIGTDVHIKCSVSGKPPPDITWRRNGDLFRDDLGSNNKQVFDDTLVFLNAGAQDSAVYQCEASNTHGSILANVNVMVMNMAPRILTRDFQEYAVVRGKDVVMNCSVFSSPPPNISWVKDETLEIVKGERFSDFGGSLKIFSAEKSDSGKYFCVASNTEGNSSVAAILDVKDSTKIVHPPQDMRIISGTTAQLTCQAEVDKSLRDAFEVVWRKDGEEIPLSSEENPRFFHVSDGMLQIMSVNLDDQGSYMCIARTILDEDNATALLTVLDVPDAPKNLEILELKSQRNVCLSWVPGSDHNSSVTEFIVEYEESQWEPGRWKELKKVAGNQATAEVALQGDLNYQFRVYAVNVVGPGPPSEPTERYKTPPAAPEKNPENIKIQGPLPHQLDISWEPLLPMEHNGPGLEYKVSYRKLGVEDVWKEHLVKRHSFVVRNTSTFIPFEIKIQSRNSHGWGPDPKVVTGYSGEDVPTAAPRDVAVEVINTTVLRVSWTPAPPATVRGHLGGYDVHWLRKRSWLEPNKILDDRKTLSFPGKRTLAIVPGLEPFSEYMLTVNVFNKKGNGPNSDPVTFNTPEGAPEQVPILTASNAQKDSVLLVWAPPRETNGILTGYLLQHHLVNETTLEVVVSQETNITGADTTQWQLWGLEEGSLYRFHLQACTRAGCGPPLAQESRTPPTAASTGAQRSNFLTHGWFIGTMCAVALLTLVALMACFVRRNQGGKYAGTPPPSSTQRQDMFSMEKVKEREDRHCDVESQGMNDDTFCEYSDGEEKPLKGGSLLSLTGDEALGDSVSRDSMADYGNVGREFNEDGSFIGEYSGFTHRGSVSEPSGPQPVTA; encoded by the exons ATGGGGTTGGTGGGGAGCCTGCAGCTTGTTCTGCTTTTGGCCTCGACCTCCACGGCCGCAGGCCTCAACATCCCCCTAGAAG TGGAGCAGCCTCCAACCATAATAACTCACACATCTGGCCCCATTGTGGCCCTTCCCTTTGACAACACAATTACTATCAGGTGTGAGGCCAGGGGCAACCCGCCACCGGA ATACAGATGGACGAAAGACGGTGAAGACTTTGTCCCCCCCTACGTGACGACGGACCACCCAGGTGGCACCTTCGAGCTCCACAACAAGGGTCTGCAAGCGTTTCAGGGAAAGTACCGATGCTACGCTTCCAACGAGCTGGGAACTGCCATGACGGAGGAGATTGAACTTCGAGTTCCCA GTATGCCGAAGTTTCCTAAGGAGTTCAATTTCCCCGTTGTTGTTAAAGAGGGAGAGCCAATTGTCCTCGAGTGCAACCCTCCAGAAGGCATGGCCCCACGGCAGATTTACTGGATGTCGTCCG ATCTCAAGCACATTGAGCAGGATGAGAGGGTTTCCATGGGCATCGATGGCAACCTGTACTTCTCCAATGCCTTACAGAACGACAGTCGTGCGGACTACTGCTGCTTCGCGCACTTCTCCAAAATACGCACCATCGTCCAGAAAACCCAAATGGCCGTCGTGGTGAAGAGCT TGAAACCTGGCAACGAGTCCACTGACGCCGCCGACAATGCCA CTCAAGCCCGCCCAGCGCGAAGACCCAGCCTGTTGCTGCCCTCTGGTGTTCAGACGGAGAAGGTGCTGTTGAAGGGGGAGAACCTGCAGCTTGAGTGCATTCCTCAGGGATA TCCCACTCCAACAGTAAAATGGATGAAAATGGGAGACAAGCTGCCTCTTCGGACACAATTGAACAACTTTGGAAAGCTGTTGTTCATATCTTCTGTAGATGAGTCGGATGGCGGGAAATACATGTGTAAAGGCCAAAACCCGGCTGGAGAGGTTGTCCACTACTTTGATGTAATAGTGGAAG ATCCGCCAAAGTGGGAGACGGAGCCTCCTCAAAGCCAGCTGACTGTGATTGGGACTGATGTTCACATCAAGTGCTCGGTCAGCGGAAAACCACCGCCGGACATAACGTGGAGGAGGAACGGGGATTTATTCAGAG atGACCTTGGGAGCAACAACAAGCAAGTATTTGATGACACTTTGGTGTTCCTTAACGCCGGAGCACAGGACAGTGCTGTCTACCAGTGTGAAGCCTCCAACACTCACGGCAGTATCCTGGCCAACGTTAACGTCATGGTCATGA ACATGGCTCCGCGAATACTGACAAGGGACTTTCAAGAGTATGCTGTGGTACGAGGAAAGGACGTAGTCATGAACTGCAGTGTTTTCAGCTCTCCACCACCCAACATCTCCTG GGTCAAAGATGAGACTCTAGAGATCGTCAAGGGGGAACGATTCTCGGATTTCGGCGGATCTTTAAAAATCTTCAGTGCCGAAAAAAGCGACAGCGggaaatatttttgtgttgcCTCTAACACGGAGGGAAATTCATCCGTCGCCGCTATCCTGGATGTGAAAG acTCCACAAAAATAGTCCACCCGCCTCAGGATATGCGGATCATTAGTGGGACCACAGCCCAGTTGACGTGCCAGGCAGAGGTTGATAAAAGCCTCCGTGATGCCTTTGAAGTGGTTTGGAGGAAGGATGGTGAGGAGATCCCACTTTCCTCTGAGGAAAATCCCAG ATTCTTTCATGTAAGCGATGGCATGCTACAGATCATGAGTGTGAACCTGGACGATCAGGGAAGCTACATGTGCATTGCCAGGACCATCCTAGACGAGGACAATGCCACTGCACTACTCACTGTACTGG ACGTTCCTGATGCTCCAAAAAACTTAGAGATTTTGGAACTAAAGAGTCAGAGAAATGTTTGCCTGTCTTGGGTACCTGGAAGTGACCACAACAGCTCTGTAACAG AATTCATAGTAGAGTATGAGGAAAGCCAATGGGAGCCCGGCAGGTGGAAGGAGCTAAAGAAAGTTGCCGGTAACCAGGCAACAGCCGAGGTTGCCCTGCAAGGAGACCTTAACTACCAGTTCAGAGTGTATGCTGTTAACGTTGTTGGACCCGGACCCCCCAGTGAGCCCACTGAAAGATACAAAACACCTCCTGCTG CTCCTGAAAAAaatcctgaaaacatcaaaattcAAGGCCCTCTCCCTCACCAATTGGACATTAGCTGGGAG CCGCTGTTGCCTATGGAGCATAATGGCCCAGGCCTTGAGTACAAGGTGAGCTACAGGAAGCTGGGCGTGGAAGATGTCTGGAAGGAGCATCTGGTCAAAAGGCACTCCTTTGTCGTGAGGAACACGTCCACCTTTATCCCCTTCGAGATCAAAATTCAGAGCAGGAACAGCCACGGCTGGGGACCGGATCCTAAAGTCGTTACCGGTTACTCTGGAGAGGACG TCCCGACTGCAGCACCACGGGACGTAGCAGTGGAGGTGATCAACACCACCGTCCTCAGAGTTAGCTGGACCCCGGCTCCACCTGCCACAGTGAGAGGTCATCTAGGAGGATACGAT GTTCACTGGTTGAGGAAACGAAGTTGGTTGGAGCCCAACAAGATTTTGGATGACCGCAAAACACTTTCTTTCCCTGGGAAGAGGACTCTTGCCATCGTGCCGGGCCTTGAACCGTTCTCAGAGTACATGCTCACTGTCAATGTTTTCAACAAGAAGGGCAATGGGCCCAACAGTGATCCTGTCACCTTCAACACTCCAGAGGGAG CTCCAGAGCAGGTGCCCATTCTGACTGCCTCCAACGCGCAGAAGGACTCCGTTTTGCTGGTGTGGGCCCCACCGCGGGAGACGAACGGCATCCTCACTGGTTAtctcctgcagcaccacctcg TTAATGAGACCACACTGGAGGTGGTTGTCTCCCAGGAGACAAACATCACTGGGGCTGACACCACCCAGTGGCAGCTCTGGGGTCTCGAGGAGGGAAGCCTCTACCGCTTCCATCTCCAAGCCTGCACCCGAGCCGGCTGTGGGCCTCCACTGGCGCAGGAGAGCAGAACTCCACctactgcagcat CCACAGGAGCTCAACGGAGCAACTTTTTGACCCATGGCTGGTTCATTGGGACCATGTGTGCCGTGGCGCTCCTCACCCTCGTCGCACTCATGGCCTGCTTTGTGCGGCGAAACCAAGGTGGCAAGTATGCAGGTACGCCGCCGCCTTCGTCGACCCAGAGACAAGACATGTTCTCCATGGAAAAAG tgaaagagagggaggaccgACACTGTGATGTGGAGTCACAA